The following coding sequences are from one Vibrio syngnathi window:
- a CDS encoding sensor domain-containing diguanylate cyclase, which produces MGILEKDIQAQLHQLKYQLDQVRLTQRDTSFKFIREQKVLKRIVTSLSDACVGSNTRLDENLIALREELEKQKDISSMIPKLAVLERMLKQKTLAMDKQNGYLDDSIKHSGETLQRITGLPAQLKRDLRNLLSFSECNGSQKIDHAMKLLGIYERAIKIMANNSRTHFADATHSPEQELLSDLSNELQHLITELDFEGESGDLLTDIRAKLLLGVSTQNLLELALQILKLVLDGTSLERKQSEQFIEQLNSSLASSIKTADQNADQSQSYFEHRQGLNSELNELVTKSQNSVDKATDIDNLKLSINPLLSEIASLSERLNHAEQKEQALIERMNYGKNQLDSLYEVTQDYRKRLEDQAQRMLLDPLTKIYNRTAFTDRLELEYRRWIRAQHSLRVVLLDIDNFKAINDSFGYTAGDKALKIIARAITKEIGTTDTVARFSGEEFILLLPEQSDEYCHQATQSIQNQVSRLPFKFRDQQITITLCAASTQFKESDTPEEVLERLNKTLNKAKQRGNNQLVWD; this is translated from the coding sequence ATGGGCATTCTTGAAAAAGACATTCAGGCACAACTCCACCAGCTAAAATATCAGTTGGATCAAGTCCGCTTGACGCAAAGAGATACCTCGTTCAAATTTATTCGAGAACAAAAAGTTCTCAAGCGTATCGTTACATCTTTAAGTGATGCATGTGTTGGCAGCAACACTCGTTTAGATGAAAATCTCATTGCCCTTAGGGAAGAGCTAGAAAAACAAAAAGATATTAGCTCAATGATCCCAAAGCTGGCTGTATTAGAAAGGATGCTTAAGCAGAAAACGTTGGCTATGGATAAACAGAATGGATATCTAGACGATAGCATTAAGCACAGTGGGGAAACGCTGCAGCGCATAACTGGCCTTCCAGCGCAGCTTAAACGCGACCTACGAAACTTACTTAGCTTCTCCGAATGCAATGGCAGTCAGAAAATCGACCATGCTATGAAACTTCTCGGTATTTATGAGCGTGCCATTAAGATTATGGCGAATAATTCACGCACTCATTTTGCCGACGCTACGCATTCTCCGGAACAAGAACTCCTTTCCGACCTATCAAACGAATTACAGCATCTGATCACTGAGCTCGATTTCGAGGGTGAATCTGGTGATTTGCTTACCGATATTCGAGCGAAGCTACTACTTGGTGTTTCAACACAAAACCTACTTGAGCTCGCACTTCAGATCCTCAAACTGGTGCTTGATGGCACGAGCCTAGAGCGTAAGCAGTCTGAACAATTTATCGAACAACTCAATTCCTCGCTCGCTTCTAGTATCAAAACAGCAGACCAAAATGCCGACCAGAGCCAAAGCTACTTTGAGCACCGCCAAGGCCTTAACTCTGAGTTGAATGAACTTGTTACTAAGAGCCAAAACTCTGTTGATAAAGCAACGGACATTGATAACTTAAAGCTTTCGATAAACCCGCTGCTCAGTGAAATTGCCTCTCTTTCAGAAAGACTGAATCACGCAGAGCAGAAAGAACAAGCTCTAATAGAAAGAATGAACTACGGAAAAAACCAGTTAGATTCTCTCTATGAAGTCACCCAAGATTACCGTAAGCGCCTAGAAGATCAGGCTCAGCGTATGCTGCTTGACCCTCTGACTAAGATCTACAACCGTACCGCCTTCACCGATCGTTTAGAGTTAGAATATCGTCGCTGGATTCGCGCACAACACTCACTAAGAGTCGTGCTGCTAGATATCGATAACTTCAAAGCAATTAATGATAGCTTTGGTTATACCGCTGGTGACAAGGCACTCAAGATCATAGCAAGAGCCATCACCAAAGAAATTGGTACTACCGATACTGTCGCTCGCTTTTCTGGTGAAGAGTTCATCTTGCTACTCCCCGAGCAAAGCGATGAATATTGCCATCAGGCGACTCAAAGCATCCAGAATCAAGTAAGCCGCTTACCTTTTAAATTCCGTGACCAACAAATCACAATTACCTTGTGCGCGGCAAGTACTCAGTTTAAAGAATCAGACACACCTGAAGAAGTATTAGAACGACTCAATAAAACACTAAACAAAGCCAAACAGCGTGGTAACAACCAACTTGTTTGGGACTAA
- the ppnN gene encoding nucleotide 5'-monophosphate nucleosidase PpnN — translation MITHISPAGSMDLLSQLEVERLKKTASSDLYQLYRNCTLAVLNSGSHTDNSKELLDKYQSFDVEVVRRERGIKLELSNPPEHAFVDGEIIKGIQEHLFSVLRDIVYVNMHLADNQRLNLTNATHITNLVFGILRNAGALTPGIEPNLIVCWGGHSINATEYQYTREVGNELGLRELNICTGCGPGAMEGPMKGAAIGHAKQRYTDHRYLGLTEPSIIAAEPPNPIVNELVIMPDIEKRLEAFVRMAHGIIIFPGGPGTAEELLYILGIMMHPNNVDQPMPIVLTGSKESEAYFRSIDKFIGETLGEEAQKHYEIVIDDPARAAKIMKQAMPDVRSHRKETGDAYSYNWSLHIEPEFQLPFDPTHESMAALDLHMDQKTESLAANLRKAFSGIVAGNVKAEGILEIEKHGPFLIDGDKELMNKMDQLLNDFVEQHRMKLPGGTDYVPCYKIMPSS, via the coding sequence ATGATCACTCATATCAGCCCTGCCGGTAGCATGGATTTACTCTCTCAACTTGAAGTTGAGCGTCTTAAGAAAACCGCGTCTAGTGATCTGTACCAACTGTATCGTAACTGTACGCTGGCGGTACTAAACTCAGGTAGCCACACCGACAACTCCAAAGAGCTGCTCGATAAATATCAATCGTTTGATGTTGAGGTTGTGCGTCGTGAGCGTGGTATCAAGCTCGAATTGAGCAATCCACCAGAGCATGCCTTTGTCGACGGTGAAATCATCAAGGGTATTCAAGAGCACCTATTTTCAGTGCTGCGTGACATTGTCTACGTCAACATGCACCTTGCAGACAACCAGAGACTCAACCTAACTAATGCCACTCATATTACTAACCTTGTGTTCGGCATTTTGAGAAACGCAGGCGCGCTTACGCCCGGCATCGAACCTAACCTGATAGTGTGCTGGGGTGGGCACTCAATTAATGCCACTGAATACCAATACACTCGTGAAGTGGGTAACGAATTGGGTCTGCGAGAGCTGAACATCTGTACCGGTTGTGGACCGGGCGCAATGGAAGGCCCGATGAAAGGCGCGGCAATTGGTCACGCTAAGCAGCGTTATACAGATCATCGTTACTTGGGGCTTACTGAACCTTCGATCATTGCGGCTGAGCCACCAAACCCGATCGTCAACGAACTGGTGATCATGCCTGATATCGAGAAGCGTCTTGAGGCGTTTGTTCGTATGGCGCATGGCATCATTATTTTCCCTGGCGGTCCTGGTACGGCCGAAGAGCTGCTGTATATCTTAGGGATCATGATGCACCCAAATAACGTCGACCAACCAATGCCGATTGTGTTGACAGGTTCAAAAGAGAGTGAAGCTTACTTCCGTTCTATCGATAAATTCATCGGCGAAACCTTGGGTGAAGAAGCACAGAAACACTATGAGATCGTGATTGATGACCCAGCACGCGCTGCGAAAATCATGAAGCAAGCAATGCCAGATGTACGCTCTCACCGTAAAGAGACTGGCGATGCCTACAGCTACAACTGGTCACTGCATATTGAACCTGAGTTCCAACTGCCCTTCGACCCGACACATGAGTCTATGGCGGCGCTCGATCTGCATATGGATCAGAAAACAGAAAGCCTTGCGGCTAATCTGCGTAAAGCTTTCTCAGGAATTGTGGCAGGTAACGTCAAAGCCGAAGGTATTCTAGAGATAGAGAAACACGGCCCGTTCCTGATTGATGGCGACAAAGAGCTGATGAACAAAATGGACCAACTGCTTAATGACTTTGTTGAACAACATCGAATGAAGCTGCCGGGCGGCACTGACTACGTTCCTTGCTATAAAATTATGCCTAGTAGCTAA
- the xni gene encoding flap endonuclease Xni: protein MSIHLVIIDALNLIRRVHSVQPDPTDIARTITTTARTLNRILNESKPTHIIAVFDHHLQDRGWRAEVLPAYKQNRKPMPEPLMKGLDAIQQAWWELGIDSLLSDGDEADDLVATLAKKVADHGETVTIISTDKGYCQLLSPTLQIRDYFQHRWLDKPFIEAEFGVKPEQLADYWGLTGVSSSQVPGIPGVGPKAAKEILTTYPDIETAYQAEDLPKKYRKKFDEHIESARVCKLVSALKTDIDLGFNLQDIRYEATS from the coding sequence ATGTCTATCCATCTTGTTATTATCGATGCCTTGAACCTCATCCGACGCGTGCACTCCGTTCAGCCGGATCCAACCGATATTGCAAGAACCATTACCACAACGGCTCGCACACTTAACCGCATCTTAAACGAATCCAAACCCACTCATATCATCGCGGTATTTGATCATCATTTACAAGATCGAGGCTGGCGCGCGGAAGTTCTTCCTGCCTATAAGCAGAACCGAAAACCTATGCCTGAGCCACTCATGAAAGGGCTTGATGCTATCCAACAGGCTTGGTGGGAACTAGGGATTGATTCACTGCTCTCTGATGGCGATGAAGCGGATGATCTGGTCGCAACACTCGCTAAAAAAGTAGCTGACCATGGTGAAACAGTGACTATCATTTCTACAGATAAAGGCTACTGCCAACTGTTGTCACCAACGCTACAAATCCGTGATTATTTCCAGCACCGTTGGTTAGATAAACCCTTTATCGAAGCAGAGTTCGGCGTAAAACCTGAACAGCTAGCGGATTACTGGGGATTAACAGGCGTCAGCTCTAGCCAAGTCCCCGGAATTCCTGGTGTCGGGCCAAAAGCAGCCAAAGAGATATTAACGACCTACCCGGATATCGAAACTGCATATCAAGCAGAAGACCTACCGAAAAAATACCGTAAGAAGTTTGATGAACACATTGAATCGGCACGTGTCTGTAAGCTCGTTTCTGCACTCAAAACCGACATTGATCTTGGATTTAATCTGCAAGATATCCGCTATGAAGCCACTTCTTAA
- a CDS encoding sodium-dependent transporter, which produces MDQQSSSSREHFSSRLGFILAAAGAAVGLGNIWGFPTQVASNGGGAFLLVYLIMIFVVAFPMLVVEMAIGRHGQANPVDSMRSLTTNPLGKKVGEFVGWIGLSVPSAVLAFYSIVGGWLICFLIGAVTDLIGLEAAADWFKGFSVERNVFGTVAFYVLTILIVQGGVKQGIEKWSTRLMPALFVLFGLLFVYIMTQSGAMEGLKHYLVPDFEKVWDRKLILAAMGQGFFSLTIGGCSMLVYGSYLSKKENLPKMAMNVTLVDTAVAFIAGLVVMPAMFVAMQKGVQIYAEDGSLLSSDTLVFTVLPLMFDSLGMLGQIFAIVFFLLLTIAALTSSISMLEAPVALVSERFKTRRTPTSWVIGGVIALFSVVIVYNFAAMFGMVAMIATQYLQPVAALMFCVFGGWVWSRASKIRELEQGCPDFQLGWFGKVWPMYVKFVCPILVATVIWASFGY; this is translated from the coding sequence ATGGATCAACAATCTTCCTCTTCAAGAGAGCACTTTAGCTCTCGTTTGGGTTTTATTTTAGCAGCGGCGGGTGCTGCGGTTGGCTTGGGTAATATTTGGGGCTTCCCAACCCAAGTTGCCAGTAATGGCGGTGGTGCTTTTCTCTTAGTCTATTTGATTATGATCTTCGTAGTCGCTTTCCCAATGCTGGTGGTTGAGATGGCTATTGGTCGACATGGCCAAGCAAACCCTGTCGATAGCATGCGTTCTTTGACTACAAACCCGCTAGGCAAGAAAGTCGGTGAATTTGTCGGTTGGATTGGGTTGAGCGTTCCAAGTGCAGTGCTAGCGTTTTATAGCATTGTCGGTGGTTGGTTGATCTGCTTTCTCATTGGTGCTGTCACTGACCTGATTGGTCTAGAGGCTGCTGCTGATTGGTTTAAAGGCTTCAGTGTTGAGCGCAATGTTTTTGGTACCGTCGCATTTTATGTGCTGACTATCTTGATTGTTCAGGGCGGTGTTAAGCAGGGGATCGAGAAATGGTCGACCCGTTTGATGCCTGCGCTATTTGTGTTATTTGGCTTATTGTTTGTTTACATCATGACGCAATCTGGCGCGATGGAAGGCCTAAAGCACTACCTAGTTCCAGACTTTGAGAAAGTGTGGGATAGAAAACTGATTTTGGCAGCTATGGGGCAAGGCTTCTTCTCGCTCACCATTGGTGGTTGCTCGATGTTGGTTTATGGCTCTTACTTAAGTAAGAAAGAGAACCTGCCAAAAATGGCAATGAACGTTACCTTAGTTGATACCGCGGTTGCTTTTATTGCGGGTTTAGTCGTGATGCCTGCCATGTTTGTTGCGATGCAAAAAGGCGTTCAAATCTACGCAGAAGATGGCTCACTATTGAGCTCTGACACTCTTGTATTTACGGTTCTGCCGTTGATGTTTGATAGCTTAGGTATGCTTGGTCAGATTTTCGCAATTGTGTTCTTCTTATTGCTAACTATTGCTGCACTTACTTCGTCGATTTCAATGTTGGAAGCCCCTGTCGCTCTTGTTAGTGAGCGTTTCAAGACCAGACGAACGCCAACAAGTTGGGTGATTGGTGGTGTTATCGCGTTGTTCAGTGTGGTGATTGTTTACAACTTTGCCGCTATGTTTGGCATGGTTGCGATGATAGCAACTCAGTACCTTCAACCCGTCGCTGCACTGATGTTCTGTGTGTTTGGTGGTTGGGTATGGAGCCGAGCTTCAAAAATTAGAGAGCTTGAACAAGGTTGTCCTGATTTTCAACTTGGTTGGTTTGGTAAGGTTTGGCCAATGTATGTGAAGTTCGTGTGCCCAATCCTAGTTGCAACGGTTATCTGGGCTTCATTTGGATACTAG
- a CDS encoding YggN family protein, translating to MKHAVFMKNSVFTKNSVLIASLTAAVAIISLPASAAQCRVDLKNELRIDDQKVEIHQVNGDTAVFDGNNDLYIHGEKVELDADQQAAIEKYRENMSEYLPRAKQMANDGLALANDVIDDIAASLDSPESFDNVKESMKTYFAELEGRYYKDGELVLPADSFDSMANGWSEDFEKAKEIFNQEFISSAFNAMSEKMKQDGGLNLTELADSMAALKLKVEERMKEHSQQVQEEANEFCDSLDEMAEQEQQLHEIIPNLKDYQVFTI from the coding sequence ATGAAACACGCTGTATTTATGAAAAACAGTGTGTTTACGAAAAATAGTGTATTAATCGCATCGTTAACAGCGGCTGTCGCCATTATTAGTCTGCCAGCGTCTGCGGCTCAGTGTCGAGTTGATTTGAAGAATGAATTACGAATCGATGACCAGAAAGTCGAAATCCATCAAGTGAATGGTGATACTGCCGTTTTTGATGGTAATAACGACTTATATATCCATGGTGAGAAGGTTGAGCTTGATGCTGACCAACAAGCGGCGATAGAGAAATACCGCGAAAACATGAGTGAGTACTTACCACGAGCGAAACAAATGGCTAACGATGGCTTAGCGTTAGCGAATGACGTTATTGATGACATTGCCGCTAGCCTAGATTCACCAGAATCATTTGATAATGTAAAAGAGTCAATGAAAACCTACTTTGCTGAACTAGAAGGTCGTTACTACAAAGATGGTGAATTAGTGCTGCCTGCAGACAGTTTTGATTCGATGGCGAATGGCTGGTCTGAAGATTTCGAAAAGGCTAAAGAGATCTTTAACCAAGAATTTATCTCTAGCGCTTTTAACGCGATGTCAGAAAAAATGAAACAAGATGGTGGTTTAAACCTTACCGAATTGGCTGACAGCATGGCTGCATTAAAGCTTAAAGTTGAAGAGCGCATGAAAGAACACTCTCAACAAGTACAAGAGGAAGCGAATGAGTTCTGTGATTCTCTTGATGAGATGGCAGAACAAGAGCAACAGCTGCATGAAATCATTCCGAATCTAAAAGACTATCAAGTCTTCACGATCTAA
- a CDS encoding GreA/GreB family elongation factor, translated as MNKSELRQIIIEQLESRLRIAQSATQRAIDAATDEETVPEHKYDTLALEASYLAHGQAVRVQECEDDIQCYRNLVLRDSEKITVSSYVVVIDEHDQYKHFFMGPRVGGLSVTWNNNEVAIVTANAPFGMALMGKEVGDEIEFKVADKQFCYEVMSVD; from the coding sequence ATGAATAAGTCTGAGCTTCGCCAAATAATCATAGAGCAACTCGAATCCCGATTACGTATCGCACAATCTGCTACTCAACGCGCTATTGATGCTGCGACCGATGAAGAGACAGTACCTGAGCATAAGTACGATACATTGGCGCTAGAAGCCTCGTATCTAGCACATGGACAAGCCGTGAGAGTGCAAGAGTGTGAAGATGACATTCAGTGTTATCGTAACTTAGTGCTGCGTGATAGTGAGAAGATTACGGTGAGCAGCTATGTTGTGGTCATTGACGAGCATGATCAATATAAACACTTCTTTATGGGGCCGAGAGTCGGGGGACTGTCGGTCACGTGGAATAACAATGAAGTTGCTATCGTGACAGCAAATGCCCCTTTTGGTATGGCTTTAATGGGGAAAGAAGTTGGCGATGAGATTGAGTTTAAGGTCGCAGATAAACAGTTCTGCTATGAAGTCATGTCTGTCGACTAA
- a CDS encoding RecQ family ATP-dependent DNA helicase: MIEQKLKQVFGFDSLRHGQKQVIDNVLSGHSTAAIFPTGSGKSLCYQLPALELPHLTLVISPLLALMKDQLNFLHSKGISAAAIESSQDRQTTQQVMQSVRNGDTKILMISVERLKNERFRQFISQVPISLLVVDEAHCISEWGHNFRPDYLKLPQYQKQLNIPQVLLLTATATTSVIQDMKSKFAIDEERVVVTGFYRQNLDLSIQPCEQTSKLETLCNVVNQASLAPTIVYVTLQQTAEMVAQQLRNAGVNAVAYHAGLKPENRDAIQHQFMNDDVSCIVATIAFGMGVDKSNIRRVIHFDLPKSIENYSQEIGRAGRDGQPSECILLANKYGLSTLENFVFGDTPDNISIQTVLKEIYENQNIAASGANQWEIMLNQLSRESNIRQLPLKTLLVYLEIEGVIEPKYSYFADYKFKFIRPKQQITEQFQGERRHFVEAIFQCSPQARVWCQVDFDALWTHFQTDRQRVIAAIDYFNEQGWIELESKQITDVYAIHNTSEEMMQLSERLTELFKAKENSEINRLNQMLSFFEADTCLSSRLASYFADDKAPTNCGHCSVCRGEVAILPTVDVEPVDDETVMTWIHEFVSKSQQLITDEAITRFLCGIATPLSTKLKASKMVGYGKLEQQPFSDTLARVKQLPR; this comes from the coding sequence ATGATTGAGCAGAAGCTAAAACAAGTATTCGGATTCGACTCACTGCGTCATGGACAAAAGCAAGTCATTGATAATGTTCTATCTGGTCATTCGACTGCCGCCATATTCCCAACAGGCTCAGGCAAGTCGCTTTGCTATCAATTGCCAGCATTAGAGTTGCCGCACTTAACCTTGGTGATATCACCATTGTTAGCCTTAATGAAAGACCAACTCAACTTCTTACACAGTAAGGGAATAAGCGCGGCTGCAATCGAATCAAGCCAAGACAGACAAACCACACAACAGGTGATGCAGTCGGTACGTAACGGCGATACTAAAATCCTAATGATCTCAGTTGAACGCTTGAAGAACGAACGCTTTCGCCAGTTTATATCTCAAGTGCCGATCTCGTTACTGGTAGTCGATGAAGCGCACTGTATTTCAGAATGGGGACACAACTTCAGACCAGATTACCTGAAGCTTCCCCAGTACCAAAAACAGCTCAATATTCCTCAGGTACTGCTACTGACAGCAACCGCGACCACATCAGTTATCCAAGATATGAAGTCGAAGTTTGCTATCGATGAGGAACGTGTGGTGGTTACGGGCTTCTATCGTCAAAATCTCGACCTGTCGATTCAACCTTGCGAACAAACTAGCAAGCTAGAAACCTTGTGCAATGTCGTTAACCAAGCGTCTCTCGCTCCAACTATTGTTTATGTCACCCTTCAACAAACAGCAGAGATGGTGGCTCAGCAACTTCGTAACGCTGGCGTTAATGCCGTGGCTTACCATGCTGGTCTTAAGCCTGAAAATAGAGATGCTATTCAACATCAATTCATGAACGATGACGTGAGCTGCATCGTGGCAACCATTGCTTTTGGTATGGGTGTCGACAAGTCCAACATTCGCCGAGTGATTCACTTCGACTTACCGAAATCAATCGAAAACTACTCGCAAGAGATAGGCAGAGCAGGACGAGATGGGCAACCTTCTGAGTGTATATTACTTGCTAACAAGTACGGCCTAAGCACACTAGAGAACTTCGTCTTTGGCGACACGCCAGACAACATATCAATTCAAACTGTCTTAAAAGAAATATACGAGAACCAAAACATTGCTGCGTCTGGCGCAAACCAATGGGAAATCATGCTCAACCAACTATCGCGTGAGTCCAACATTCGTCAGTTACCACTAAAAACGCTACTGGTATATCTCGAAATTGAAGGCGTGATTGAGCCTAAATACAGCTACTTTGCTGACTACAAATTTAAGTTCATTCGCCCGAAACAACAGATCACCGAACAGTTCCAAGGCGAACGTCGTCATTTTGTAGAAGCGATTTTCCAATGCTCTCCTCAAGCAAGAGTCTGGTGCCAAGTCGACTTCGATGCGCTGTGGACACACTTCCAGACTGATCGTCAGCGTGTTATTGCGGCAATCGATTATTTCAATGAACAAGGTTGGATTGAGTTGGAAAGTAAGCAGATCACAGATGTGTATGCGATCCACAACACCTCTGAAGAGATGATGCAGTTATCGGAACGTCTAACTGAATTGTTTAAGGCAAAAGAGAACAGTGAGATAAATCGCCTTAATCAAATGCTGAGCTTCTTTGAGGCAGACACTTGCCTAAGCTCACGCCTAGCGAGTTACTTTGCCGATGATAAGGCACCAACAAACTGTGGTCATTGCTCTGTATGCCGTGGTGAAGTGGCAATATTACCAACCGTCGATGTTGAACCCGTTGACGACGAGACCGTAATGACATGGATTCATGAATTTGTATCTAAGAGTCAACAATTGATCACCGATGAAGCCATTACGCGTTTTCTATGCGGAATCGCCACCCCGCTTTCAACCAAGCTTAAAGCCAGCAAAATGGTTGGGTACGGAAAGCTAGAGCAACAACCATTCAGTGATACCTTAGCGCGAGTTAAACAACTCCCTAGGTAG
- the dinB gene encoding DNA polymerase IV gives MCSAGEEKARKIIHVDMDCFYAAVEMRDNPAYRNRPLAVGGHEKQRGVLSTCNYEARKFGIRSAMPTGKALQLCPNLLVVPGRMSVYVEISKKIREIFSRYTSIIEPLSLDEAFLDVTDSTLCRGSATLIAESIRRDIWNELNLTASAGIAPIKFLAKVASDLNKPNGQFVIPPQDVQSVIDELPLEKIPGVGKVSIEKLHQAGFFTCKDIKESDYRDLLLRFGRQGASLWKRSHGIDDREVIIERERKSVGVERTFTQNISTYAECWQVIEDKLFPELETRLEKASPSKAIIKQGIKLKFADFQQTTIEHIHASLDREHFKELLSEILKRQQGREIRLLGLSVMLQPKDQMRQLSFF, from the coding sequence ATGTGTAGTGCAGGTGAAGAGAAAGCAAGAAAAATAATCCATGTTGATATGGACTGTTTTTACGCTGCTGTGGAAATGAGAGATAACCCTGCCTACCGAAATCGACCACTCGCAGTAGGGGGGCATGAAAAGCAGCGTGGGGTTTTGAGTACTTGTAATTACGAAGCTCGCAAGTTTGGTATTCGCTCTGCAATGCCAACGGGAAAGGCGCTGCAGCTTTGTCCCAATCTGTTGGTTGTTCCTGGGAGAATGTCGGTTTACGTCGAGATATCGAAAAAGATCCGCGAAATTTTTTCTCGATATACATCCATCATTGAACCTCTTTCTTTAGATGAAGCTTTTCTTGATGTTACGGATTCGACGCTGTGTCGTGGCTCGGCAACACTGATTGCCGAATCAATTCGTCGCGATATTTGGAATGAACTTAACTTAACGGCTTCTGCTGGTATCGCCCCGATAAAGTTCTTGGCGAAAGTGGCCTCGGATCTGAATAAGCCCAATGGTCAATTTGTAATACCTCCACAAGACGTACAATCAGTGATAGATGAATTGCCACTTGAAAAGATTCCCGGTGTCGGTAAGGTCAGTATTGAAAAGCTCCATCAAGCTGGCTTCTTTACTTGTAAGGACATTAAGGAATCTGACTATCGAGATCTATTGCTCAGGTTTGGCCGTCAAGGCGCATCACTCTGGAAGCGCAGCCATGGTATTGATGACCGAGAAGTTATTATTGAGCGTGAACGAAAATCGGTAGGCGTGGAGCGAACTTTTACTCAGAATATTTCTACTTACGCAGAGTGTTGGCAGGTAATAGAAGACAAGCTTTTTCCTGAGCTTGAAACACGTCTAGAGAAAGCTAGCCCAAGTAAAGCGATCATCAAGCAGGGCATTAAGCTCAAGTTTGCCGATTTCCAGCAAACCACTATTGAGCACATACACGCCTCTTTAGATCGCGAACACTTCAAAGAGCTGTTAAGCGAAATACTCAAAAGGCAGCAAGGGCGAGAGATACGCCTGCTTGGTTTAAGCGTCATGCTACAACCCAAAGACCAAATGCGTCAGTTGAGTTTCTTTTAG
- a CDS encoding response regulator → MSDKILVVEDSRAFRNYLYQQLTNDGYEVALAESVAEAKAILEQETDFLCAVLDYCLPDGQDGEIIDLVLDYQQKIIVLTGMFNNTLREQVLAKGVIDYILKDSMSSVSYLLPLVNRISNNRYHKALVVDDSAVVRRYVVQLLEHQYIQTIQAEDGEQALDLLQNDPDITFVVTDHDMPNKDGISMTRDIRVHHDRNQLAILGLSGSDDRTMTARFLKAGANDFLYKPFNQEEFFCRIHQLLDMKEATNELFRHANEDALTGLWNRRYLFNQTCKGCEHRSIAMMDIDFFKKVNDTYGHDGGDAVLIEVGKIIKNHFKDDIAVRFGGEEFCIQSCRPFEEFVDTLESMRVAIQNQEVIHDSQRIKVSMSIGATDLVGSLDEQIKAADELLYTAKEQGRNQLIFARNNMQIDQ, encoded by the coding sequence TTGAGTGATAAAATACTAGTAGTCGAAGATAGTCGAGCATTCAGAAACTACCTGTACCAGCAATTGACAAACGATGGCTATGAGGTTGCACTGGCTGAATCAGTGGCTGAAGCTAAAGCTATCTTAGAGCAAGAGACGGATTTCTTGTGTGCGGTGCTCGATTACTGCTTACCCGATGGCCAAGATGGCGAGATCATTGATTTGGTACTCGACTATCAGCAAAAAATCATAGTCCTAACCGGCATGTTCAACAACACACTTCGAGAACAAGTACTCGCGAAAGGTGTAATTGATTACATCCTTAAAGACAGCATGTCGTCAGTCAGTTACTTACTTCCTCTGGTTAATCGAATCTCGAATAACCGATACCATAAAGCCTTAGTTGTTGATGATTCTGCTGTAGTTCGTCGATATGTAGTGCAACTTCTTGAGCACCAATACATTCAAACGATTCAAGCGGAGGATGGAGAGCAAGCACTAGATCTTCTCCAAAACGACCCCGACATCACTTTCGTCGTTACCGACCATGACATGCCAAACAAAGATGGCATTTCAATGACCCGTGATATCCGAGTGCACCACGATCGCAATCAACTCGCTATTCTAGGACTATCTGGCAGTGACGACAGAACCATGACGGCTCGTTTCCTTAAAGCTGGCGCCAACGACTTCCTTTATAAGCCATTTAACCAAGAAGAGTTCTTCTGTCGTATTCATCAACTACTCGATATGAAAGAAGCCACCAATGAGCTGTTTCGTCATGCCAATGAGGATGCTCTGACCGGGCTTTGGAACCGCCGCTACCTATTCAATCAAACATGTAAAGGCTGCGAACATCGTAGTATCGCCATGATGGATATCGACTTCTTTAAAAAAGTGAACGATACCTACGGTCATGATGGTGGTGATGCGGTACTCATTGAAGTCGGAAAGATCATCAAAAATCATTTTAAAGATGATATAGCCGTTCGTTTCGGCGGTGAAGAGTTCTGCATTCAATCATGCAGACCATTTGAAGAATTTGTCGACACGTTAGAATCGATGAGAGTTGCGATACAGAACCAAGAGGTTATCCATGACTCGCAACGGATTAAAGTCAGCATGAGTATCGGAGCAACCGACTTAGTTGGCAGTTTAGATGAGCAAATAAAAGCCGCAGATGAACTGCTTTATACTGCAAAAGAACAAGGTAGGAACCAACTGATCTTTGCACGCAACAACATGCAAATCGACCAGTAG